The sequence CGGTATAGACCAGGGTGTCCGCAGTGAATGCGGGGGCCAGGGTTCCGGATGACACCGTCAAGCTCTGCAAGGAATTCGTTCCAGCTACTCCTGCTCGGTCCAGACGGAGGGTGTAGGTTCTCGAACTCGTATTCGATTCGGAAACCACGATCGTGACGATCGTCGTGGACCCTGCTGGCTCGAGGGTAATGGAACGGCTGGTCGTCGCCTGGCCGTTGATCGTCACGGTATCCCCTGACACGGCCGCTTGAGCGTTGACGAGCACGCTCTCGACACTGCTGGTCAGATCGATACGGTATTGGGTGGTTCCGCCGCTAAAGGCTGGTTGGAGCGTTCCGGGTGTAATGGTCACGCTAGCCAGCTCCACCGCTGGGTTCACCGACGCGCTGTCACTACACCCATGGAGGCCCAGACCGGACATGACAAGAACCATCCCCAGATACGTTCCAGCAGCGGAGACACATCTATTGCGAGCCCAATACAGTGTGTCAAACTGATTTTGATCTGGAGCCGCACGTCGCTTGGGCCGCGGTGTGAAGCGTGGGAGAGAGTGTACGATGTGGGGGGAGGGAGGCTGCATGTGATCCGCTCACGATCCTGGGGATGTCTCGAGCTCATTAATGATTGGTTTTAGTATTTATCCACTACGATGCAGAAACTCTCCTGGCAGAAGCCCTAGTCTTAAGTCTAGGCCCTAGATATTGTGCAGGCTTCCAAGCCCTTGACCCCCGGTGATCTGAATAGGCGTAGCGATCGATTCGCGGAGCTGAAGGTCTTCCGATTCAATCTTGTTCATAAAAAACGACGTTTTGCGCACCTGCATCAGCGGATCGCTCTTCTGCCGACAAAGCGGGCGCATCTGAAGGATCTCATTCTTGCACTCTAATGGCTGGCCTGGGTACGACATATGGCTGGCACAACACATACAGAAAACGCCGATATGCCGATATTTGGTGAAGCCTTGATAGCGCCAATCCAGCAGAGGGTGGCCCCAGTATGAGGGAATCAGGAAACTGGTTCATGAGTGGGAAGGATCTTTGGCACGACCTAGGCAGAATGCCTAGCCTAACCTAGGGAAATGCCCAGCTACTGGCTTTGTGATCAGGGAGTAATGAGAGGACAAAGGAGAGAGGCCACGAAGGAATCTGCGAGCTTAGGTGGTCACCATGCCTGCCAGCGGTCTTCGCGGTATTCATGATATCCCGTTAGGGTCTCATATCTGCACATTTTACCGACAACCCAAATATTTTCTCCGAATGAGCGCCTCCTTTCTCAAGGCAGGCTTGATCAACCATGAAGCATGCGTCTGGATTCTTCCGTCCCCGGTGACACTCGAATCCGCTGTTCATGCGCTCTCCCAGCATGGTTTGGATGCTGCAGAACTGCAAGCCACGCAGCAGCTTCAAATCTTATTGGCACACGACTATTATTTTGCTTCAAGCCTCTTTGATGTCGATGCTGCCTTAAATCGGCTCGTGTCGCTATGTGTGATGGCCCGCCAACTGGGCTACAGGAGCGTCCGTGCCGCCGGCGGTCCCGGGCCGTTTCTCTCCGAGGGACGTCGCCGAGCCTTTATGCGCTATGAACAACATGCGACGGAGGTCATCGCCAGACATCCGGGGATCGGATTATGTTGCTATCCCTCCCCCCACTGTTTACCGGCCACCGAGATCTTCGACATTATGAGTACGCATCCGAAAGCGTTCCTGCGAACACACGACGGTTGGGCCACCGTCTAAGGGAGCGTGTGATTCAGGCCACTGTCCTGTGTGCAGGTCGCCATGGAGATGCAGTAGTGTGAAAATGCCCTCTATCGCAGGCAATACCCTCGATGGCGATGACGGTTCTACCGCTAGTTTAATCTGAGGCGTCTTACTTTCTTGCACCTCCTCCGATAATGCTTATCGCCACGTAACTTCTTCCCAGAAGAGATGGATAAAGGTTTCAAAAGGCGGAAAGTTGTGTGCATTTTGTGCTTTGGACCGCACCCAGAGATCAATCTCCATCCCGGCCGGATCTGTTGCGCCCCCTGGCAACACACGTTTCACCGGATAGCGGACCTCATGGGTCTTGGGATCACGCGAGCGCTCCATCACCATAAAAATGCGCGTCATACTCCTTATAGAGTACCTGGTCCTCTTTATATATCGTCGCGGTGCCCTAGCCACCGAGATACAGCCATGTTTTGGGATACAGAGGATCGCCGTTGTTGAAGTCGCTAGATGGTCTCTCGGATGACAGGATGCTACGAGCCATACTGCACTGTATCAACCGCTGAAGCGAGGTATAACCAAGCAGCCATCAGGCATGCACGTTGGGACGGATTTGAGGGAGGCGTTGACTCGATTCATACCCGTTGGTAGCATTGAGCATGCGCCGAATGGCCACACTCCTCGTTTTCTTGCTGCTCATTCTCACCTTCAACGCCTACGCCTGCGTCCTGCCTTTACCGACCGTCACCAAGGCGGATTGTTCCTCGGACACGGACGACCAAGCACGGCAGACATGCGATGCGTTTCTTGAAATAGGGCCTCACTCACAGCTTTGGTCCAACCATGCCGTGAGCTTGCTCGGCCTTGAATGCGCAGTGCCGATTGAATCGTCTGCAACCTTCGTGTCCAGTTTCAAAGCGACACCAGCTCCTGGCAGTGCCGATACGCCAATTCATCTCTCCATCCCAAATACTGTTCTGAGGATTTGATACCCTCCTCTTGGTTTCTGTGTGCCAACAGACAGAGTACGCGAACAGCACGCCACGAAAGGGGGAGTTATGTCCTTGATCAACGCTATAAGCAGAAGAAGACTTCTATCTACCGGTGCATCTCTAGTCGCTGCCGGTGCGTCGTTCATGATCGTGCCGAAAGGGTATGCCACCTCTGGTGGCAAGTCCGATGCGCCCGCGCCCTTGGTTCAAGGAGGGCATCACATGAACGGCGCGATGGACCAATGCATTCAGCTCTGCCGAGACTGTCATGCGATGTGCATGCAAACAATCGCGCATTGTCTGAAATTAGGGGGGCGCCATGCTGCCCCCGATCACATTCGCCTCTTGATGGACTGTGCACAGATGTGCACGACCACGGTTGACTACATGCTTCGTGAGTCTTCGTTTCACGATCGGGTCTGCCGCCTCTGTTCCGACCTGTGTACGCAGTGTGGGCAGAATTGCAAGAAGGTGGCAGGAGACGATCAGCTGATAAACCGGTGCATCGAGGTCTGTCGACAGTGTGCGGAATCTTGTGAGCGGATGGCATCCGAAGTGGCAGCCTAGCCACCCAACGGTCATGTCGCTCCTGCCGAGTCTGCGCGGGCTGTGGCTGGATCACAGTCTGCGCGGACTCAGTCTATCTTGCATCAGAGTAGCGACTTGCTGCTGCCAGTTGAGTGCGAAAGCACCCTGACATATCTTGATCCGCGTGTGCGATCCCTGAAGAGAAACAGGGAGACCATGTGAAACACCGAACATTGTAGTATTAGCACTTAAGCTATTCGTAAAATACAGGCGTGTGACAACATGCAGGGAACATGTACCAAGCCAGTCGGGCTTTTGGCAGGCGGCCCCGCGTGCCGCTTTTCGTCGGTACCGGACAGTCGTCAACGGGTTGAGCAGGTACAGTTAAGACAGCCGTGTTTCGTACAGACTCCACACGTTGCTTCAAGGGACATGCGGAGTGCTTGTCGTGCTCGATGGAGTCGTACCGTGGCATTGTTTTGGGAGATATGGAGAGCCTTGGCGACCATTGCCGGCGCTTCACCGTGTAGATCAATACGTCGAATGAGTTCTGCATAGTTGGGACGTAGGGCGGCTATTACTTCTTCTATGCAGTGGCAAATCGTACCCTTGATCTCGTCTAGGGACGGTACTGCTTGTAGCTGGAGTACTTGAGCATCCTTTTCGAAGGCGTCATGCTGTCCCCGCTGAGCCGCTTTGGCACGGTAGTAATCAATCACTGCATTTCGGAGGACACGATAGAACCAGGGCACGACGCTCTCCTCCCTTTTGATGGTATGTTGATGCTCGATTGCGCGTACCAGGCATTGCTGGAACACGTCGTCCGCGATTGTCCGGTCGCCCAATTGTCTCCCTAAGAAAGCACGGAAGGCCGGTTCGTTCTCGAGAATACGTGCGAGATTGCCCACGCCCGAGTTGGCCTGACCAGATTCTTTATTTGGTTCAGTCATCTTGACCCCTCACGGTGAATCGCTGAAGCCCATTGTATACGGTCCTGCTCTCCCAAGGTGAAGCTTCCTTCCTTCATCCCTTAAATGTCACTGAGTTCTAAGTCTTTTCTTGCCGGTGGGTAGCTATCTGTAATGTTACAGCACTCCGCCCGTCTGCAGGTATGAAAAGAGTCTCAGGGACCTTGCTAGGAGACTAATTCACTGTGCCAAACATAAAATGATGGAGGGTACTATGACAGCAGGTAGAACGAACGGGTGCTGTTCATCCAAACGTTCTGGAGGAGGTGAGCATATGGCTCGAGGTACAACCGTACTGCCGACGCTGGAGCTCGCAGGGGACGGACTGGCCATTGATCCCGTCTGCGGC is a genomic window of Candidatus Nitrospira kreftii containing:
- a CDS encoding hypothetical protein (conserved protein of unknown function), which codes for MPASGLRGIHDIPLGSHICTFYRQPKYFLRMSASFLKAGLINHEACVWILPSPVTLESAVHALSQHGLDAAELQATQQLQILLAHDYYFASSLFDVDAALNRLVSLCVMARQLGYRSVRAAGGPGPFLSEGRRRAFMRYEQHATEVIARHPGIGLCCYPSPHCLPATEIFDIMSTHPKAFLRTHDGWATV
- a CDS encoding ECF family RNA polymerase sigma factor, translating into MTEPNKESGQANSGVGNLARILENEPAFRAFLGRQLGDRTIADDVFQQCLVRAIEHQHTIKREESVVPWFYRVLRNAVIDYYRAKAAQRGQHDAFEKDAQVLQLQAVPSLDEIKGTICHCIEEVIAALRPNYAELIRRIDLHGEAPAMVAKALHISQNNATVRLHRARQALRMSLEATCGVCTKHGCLNCTCSTR
- a CDS encoding hypothetical protein (conserved protein of unknown function), giving the protein MTRIFMVMERSRDPKTHEVRYPVKRVLPGGATDPAGMEIDLWVRSKAQNAHNFPPFETFIHLFWEEVTWR